One region of Purpureocillium takamizusanense chromosome 4, complete sequence genomic DNA includes:
- a CDS encoding uncharacterized protein (EggNog:ENOG503NZ2I~COG:I), whose amino-acid sequence MAAAAATRAAATVDAALEELITTFNELNSSTVEELESEPSPLEFMRFVSRNAPFVIRGGADSWKACRKWDAAYLKAALADEFVNVAVTPHGNADSPTFSPAHQCLVLAKPHEESQPFDEFLDYVIRQETDLAFPRDAETRYAQTQNDNLRDEYLTLFPDAQKDIPFARIALQKAPDAINLWIGNSKSVTAAHKDNFENIFVQVRGRKHFVLLPPLCQPCMNEKLLPPATYIRRPQRDGFSLEIDHDQEPVPFVTWDPDNVDPNATSLARLANPMHVTLEPGDMLYLPAMWYHKVSQSCIPGDQGFVVAINYWYDMEFSGTLFPLASLLRNLGRADDR is encoded by the exons atggctgctgctgctgccacgcgcgcagcagccacagtCGACGCGGctctcgaggagctcatcaCGACCTTCAACGAACTCAACAGCTCCACCGTTGAAGAGCTCGAGTCGGAGCCCAGCCCTCTCGAGTTCATGCGCTTTGTCTCACGCAACGCGCCGTTTGTGATTCGGGGCGGCGCAGACTCGTGGAAGGCCTGTCGCAAATGGGACGCCGCCTACCTCAAGGCTGCGCTCGCTGACGAGTTCGTCAATGTTGCCGTTACACCCCATGG AAACGCAGACTCGCCTACCTTCTCACCTGCGCACCAGTGTCTCGTCCTTGCCAAGCCTCATGAGGAGAGCCAGCCGTTTGATGAGTTCCTCGACTACGTGATTCGTCAGGAGACGGACCTGGCGTTCCCCCGCGATGCAGAGACTAGATATGCCCAGACCC AAAACGACAACCTCCGGGACGAGTACTTGACCCTGTTCCCAGATGCCCAAAAGGACATACCGTTCGCGCGCATAGCCCTCCAAAAGGCCCCAGACGCCATCAACCTCTGGATAGGGAACTCCAAATCTGTGACCGCCGCGCACAAGGACAATTTCGAGAACATCTTTGTCCAGGTCCGCGGCAGGAAGCACTTTGTTCTTCTCCCGCCACTATGTCAGCCTTGCATGAATGAGAAgctcctcccgcccgcgACGTATATACGACGTCCTCAGCGCGACGGCTTCTCCCTAGAAATCGACCATGACCAGGAGCCGGTCCCGTTTGTCACATGGGACCCTGACAACGTTGACCCCAACGCGACTTCTCTTGCTCGGCTTGCCAATCCCATGCACGTCACCTTGGAACCCGGGGATATGCTATACTTGCCTGCCATGTG GTATCACAAGGTTTCTCAGTCCTGCATACCGGGCGATCAAGGTTTCGTTGTTGCTATCAATTACTG GTACGACATGGAGTTCAGTGGGACGCTATTTCCATTGGCGTCGTTGCTGCGGAACCTTGGGCGAGCGGACGACAGGTAA
- the SPB1 gene encoding AdoMet-dependent rRNA methyltransferase spb1 (EggNog:ENOG503NUYV~COG:A~BUSCO:EOG09260V5Q) yields the protein MAIQKKHGKGRLDKWYKLAKEKGYRARAAFKLIQLNKKYGFLEKSKVLLDLCAAPGSWCQVAAEVMPVNSLIVGVDLAPIKPIPRVITFQSDITTEKCRATIRQHFKTWKADTVLHDGAPNVGTAWAQDSFNQAELALQAMKLATEFLVEGGTFVTKVFRSKDYNPLLWVLNQLFTKVEATKPPSSRNVSAEIFVVCRGYKAPKKMDPRFLDPKSVFAELAGATPNNEAKVYNPEVKKRKREGYEEGDYTQFKEVPASEFIQTTDPIAILGSSNKLTFEQPRNGDVALAALDKLPETTAEIRTCCADLKVLGRKDFKLLLKWRLRVREIFGFKTKTSTDDADKEETEEVAEVGSMDEELRIQEELQALKDKDSSKKKREKRKENERKQREIVRMQLNMVAPMDIGMEEAGPIGEGSMFSLKKVDKTDAMRRLARGKMTKVGDDAKKVEDNGHAQANNEDEETDEEEDRLERELDSMYDNYRERKAEADAKYRAKKARKEHGDDEWEGLSGSEKDEKSESSDLDEEDSSDDDDEGLSDKGLLRDLDDTEPSESGLSKRAAAFFNQDVFKGITLPGLKESKAERNSLANPPESRTTLSKATDIVPAAQAAAVEPEFESESDNESKPFETVKAGDEDWEDETNRRPDGKLGECKAIYRTLAPFIVGTLGRADTDRLCVDIDIITAEAMTLAHQLATGQKTSHDAVDDGFNKWAFRDRDGLPEWFIDEESKHDKPMKPITKAAAQAIKEKMRAFNARPIKKVREAKARKKFKAAQKLEKLKKKSDMLANDEGMTEKEKAESIAKLLSKAARKKPSQPAKLVVAKGLNRGIQGRPKGIKGRYRMVDPRMKKELRAQKRVSQRKKR from the exons ATGGCGATTCAAAAGAAGCATGGCAAGGGCCGTTTGGACAAGTGGTACAAGCTTGCCAAGGAAAAGGGCTATCGCGCCCGTGCTGCTTTCAAGCTCATCCAGCTGAACAAGAAGTATGGCTTCTTGGAGAAGAGCAAGGTTCTTTTGGACCTCTGCGCCGCCCCTGGC TCGTGGTGTCAGGTAGCCGCGGAGGTCATGCCGGTCAACAGTCTGATCGTTGGTGTCGATCTCGCACCGATCAAGCCGATACCCAGAGTCATCACATTTCAGAGCGACATCACAACCGAGAAATGCCGTGCCACTATTCGACAACACTTCAAGACTTGGAAGGCCGACACGGTTCTGCACGACGGGGCGCCCAATGTTGGTACGGCCTGGGCGCAGGACTCGTTCAACCAGGCCGAGCTGGCTCTCCAGGCCATGAAATTGGCAACGGAATTCCTCGTTGAAGGGGGTACTTTCGTCACCAAGGTGTTCCGTTCCAAGGACTACAACCCCCTTCTTTGGGTTCTGAACCAGCTCTTCACCAAGGTCGAAGCCACCAAACCCCCTTCGTCCCGAAATGTGTCTGCCGAAatcttcgtcgtctgccgTGGGTACAAAGCCCCAAAGAAAATGGACCCCCGCTTCTTAGATCCCAAGTCTGTCTTCGCAGAACTCGCCGGTGCGACACCGAATAACGAAGCCAAAGTTTACAATCCCGAGgtcaagaagcgcaagcgtgAGGGTTATGAGGAAGGCGATTACACGCAGTTCAAGGAAGTCCCGGCGAGCGAATTCATCCAAACGACAGATCCGATTGCCATCCTGGGAAGCTCTAACAAACTCACCTTTGAGCAACCGAGGAATGGGGACGTCGCCTTGGCTGCACTGGACAAACTTCCCGAGACCACTGCTGAGATCAGGACATGCTGTGCAGATCTCAAGGTTCTGGGCCGTAAGGATttcaagctgctgctgaaaTGGAGGCTCAGAGTCCGAGAGATCTTTGGCTTCAAGACGAAAACAtccaccgacgacgccgacaaggagGAGACAGAGGAGGTTGCCGAAGTGGGctccatggacgaggagcttcGCATACAGGAAGAACTTCAGGCGCTGAAAGACAAGGACAGTAGTAAGAAGAAGCGCGAAAAGCGGAAAGAAAACGAGCGCAAGCAACGGGAGATCGTTCGCATGCAACTCAACATGGTTGCGCCAATGGACATTGGAATGGAGGAAGCGGGTCCGATCGGCGAAGGCTCCATGTTTTCGCTCAAGAAAGTCGACAAGACGGACGCAATGCGGAGACTGGCCCGAGGCAAAATGACCaaggttggcgacgacgccaaaaAGGTCGAGGACAACGGACACGCCCAGGCAAATAACGAGGATGAAGAGACCGATGAAGAGGAGGATCGACTCGAACGGGAGCTTGACTCCATGTATGACAACTATCGTGAACGCAAGGCCGAAGCCGATGCGAAGTATCGGGCAAAGAAAGCCAGGAAGGAacatggcgacgatgaaTGGGAAGGTCTCTCTGGCAGCGAGAAGGATGAGAAAAGCGAATCAAGCGAccttgacgaggaagactcatcggatgacgacgatgaagggTTATCCGACAAAGGTTTGCTGAGGGATTTGGACGACACCGAGCCGTCTGAGAGCGGCTTGTCCAAGCGGGCCGCAGCGTTTTTCAATCAAGATGTCTTCAAGGGGATCACTCTCCCCGGCTTGAAAGAGAGCAAGGCTGAGAGGAATTCTCTTGCAAACCCTCCGGAATCCCGGACGACCCTGAGCAAGGCGACAGATATTGTGCCGGCCGCACAAGCGGCTGCAGTCGAGCCAGAGTTCGAGTCCGAGTCCGACAACGAGAGCAAGCCTTTCGAGACGGTGAAAGCTGGAGACGAGGACTGGGAAGACGAGACAAATCGGCGACCAGACGGGAAGTTGGGTGAGTGCAAAGCCATTTACAGGACCCTTGCGCCTTTCATCGTCGGCACCCTAGGGAGAGCAGATACTGACCGTCTTTGCGTAGATATCGACATCATTACTGCCGAGGCCATGACCCTCGCACACCAGCTTGCCACGGGGCAAAAGACCAGCCATGACGCCGTGGATGACGGTTTCAATAAATGGGCTTTCCGTGATCGCGACGGACTGCCAGAGTGGTTCATTGATGAGGAGTCGAAGCACGACAAACCTATGAAGCCCAtcaccaaggccgccgcaCAAGCAATCAAGGAAAAGATGCGGGCGTTCAACGCGCGGCCCATCAAGAAGGTGCGGGAGGCGAAGGCACGCAAGAAGTTCAAGGCTGCGCagaagctggagaagctgaaGAAGAAGTCGGACATGCTCGCAAACGATGAGGGTATGACagagaaggagaaggcggAGAGCATAGCCAAGCTGCTGAGCAAGGCTGCACGCAAGAAGCCATCGCAGCCTGCGAAGCTGGTCGTGGCAAAGGGCTTGAACAGGGGTATTCAAGGCCGGCCAAAGGGCATCAAGGGCCGATACCGCATGGTTGATCCGAGGATGAAGAAGGAGCTGAGGGCCCAAAAGAGGGTATCACAGCGCAAGAAGAGGTGA